Genomic window (Burkholderia sp. HI2500):
TCGTCATCGACGGCCGTGCTGCTGCTCGGCGCGATCGGCGTCGGCAGCACGGCCGGCCGCTTCTTCCTCGGCGGTCTCGCCGACCGCTTCGGCCGCCGCACCTCGCTGCTCGCGATGTTCGCGGGCATGGCCGTCGCGCTCGTCGCATGGGCCGGCGCCGGCACCGTCGCCACGCTTGCCGCGTTCGCACTGGGGTTCGGCGTGTTCTACGGCGGCTGGGTCGCGGTGCTGCCGGCGGTGGTGATGGACTATTTCGGCGGCCGCAACGTGAGCGGGATCATCGGCGTGCTCTATACCAGCGTCGCATTCGGCACGCTGATCGGGCCGACCGCGGCCGGCTTCATCTACGACGCGGGAGGCGGCTATCTCGTGCCGATCCTGGCCAGTGCCGCCGCGAATGCGATCGCGTTCGCGATCGTCGCGACGACGGGGGGCGCGTCGACGGCCGCACATGCGGCGCGCGGATAAGCGCACTTCCCACGGCACGGCTTCGCGAATTCCGGTACGGTGGCCGGATCGTGAACCGAAGGCATCCAGCCGGGAGGCCCCGTGACATTCGACGAAGTTCGGCAGATCGCACTGGCTTGGCGCGGCGTCGAGGAAGGCACGTCATACGGCACGCCCGCACTCAAGGTGAAGGGCAAGATGCTCGCGCGGCTGCGCGAGGACGGCGACACGCTCGTCGTAAAAGGCGTCGGCCCCGACGAGCGCGCGTGGCTGATCGAATCGGAACCCGACGTGTATTACGTGACGGATCACTACGTCGGCTGGCCGATCGTGCTGGTGCGACTGTCGGCGGCCCATCCGGACGCCGTGAAAAACCTGCTTCTGCGAGAATGGCAGGCCGTCGTCCCCGCCAAATGGCGTGACGAGATGGCGAACGGCACGCACTGACGCGCCGCCGGTTGCGACTGGCTGACCCGGTGTCGCCAGGTGCTTTCGGCGCTCGCGAGTCGCCACGGACGGTACAAGCGTTGCATCGATCGATGTCGATGCAACAAGTGGTTCCATCGAAATTCTTCAATTGGTTCTTAGTGAAGAACCGTTTGGTGCTTACACTCCTTCGCTTCGAAGGCAGCTGACGAAAGCCGACGGAAAGGGCGCACGCGATGCGCCGGCGCCCCGTGTGCCGCATCGCACCCGCAGCTTCGCAGACTGCGTCGCGACCCGTTCCGGAACGGCCCCCGATCCGGCTGCGCGCCTGCACCCATGCAGGCGCCGCATCCGGCCCGGCTCAAGAACGACAATCCCCCGTTGCTGCCTTCACGCGATACCCGGCCATACCGGAACCGTTTTTTGGAGAGAGACAGATGAGTGGAAGCAACACAGGCCTTGGTACGGGCCTGAAGCAGCGGCACGTGACGATGATGTCGATTGCCGGCGTGATCGGCGCGGGCCTGTTCGTCGGCTCCGGCCACGCCATCGCGGAAGCCGGCCCGGCGTCGATCCTTGCGTATGCGATCGCAGGGGTGCTGGTCGTGCTCGTGATGCGCATGCTCGGCGAGATGGCAGTCGCCCATCCGGACAGCGGTTCGTTCTCCACCTATGCCGATCGCGCGATCGGCCACTGGGCCGGTTTCTCGATCGGCTGGCTGTACTGGTGGTTCTGGGTGCTCGTGATCCCGATCGAGGCGACTGCCGCCGCGACCATCCTCAATGCATGGTTTCCTGGCGTTGCAACCTGGGTCTTCGCGCTCGGCATCACGCTGGTGCTGACGGTGACCAACCTCTTCTCGGTCAAGAACTACGGCGAATTCGAATTCTGGTTCGCGCTGATCAAGGTTGTCGCGATCGTCGTGTTCCTGTGCATCGGCGGTGCGGCGATCGTCGGCATCATCCCGGCGCCGGCCGTATCGGGCGTGTCGAACCTGTTCGTGCATGACGGCTTCATGCCGCACGGCGCTGGCGCCGTGCTCGCGGCGATGCTGACGACGATGTTCTCGTTCCTCGGCACCGAGATCGTGACGATCGCGGCCGCCGAATCGGACAACCCGCAACGCCAGATCGTGCGTGCGACGAATTCGGTGATCTGGCGTATCACGCTGTTCTATCTCGGCTCGATTCTCGTCGTCGCGGCCATCGTGCCGTGGAACGACCCGCTGCTGCCGAAGCACGGCTCGTATCAGCGCGCGATGGAGCTGATCGGCGTCCCGAACGCGAAGGCGATCATCGACGTGATCGTGCTGGTGTCGGTCGCGAGCTGCCTGAACTCGGCGCTGTACACCGCGTCGCGAATGCTGTTCTCGCTGTCCAAGCGCAAGGATGCGCCCGCGTTCCTCCACCGCACCGATTCGACCGGCACGCCGCGCGCGGCCGTGCTCGCGTCGACCGCGTTCGGTTTCGTGACCGTGATCGCGAACTACCTGATGCCGGAGCAGGTGTTCGGCTTCCTGCTGGCGACGTCGGGCGCGATCGCGCTGCTCGTGTATCTCGTGATCGCGATCTCGCAGCTGCGGATGCGCAAGACGCTCGAATCGACCGGCGCGGACCTGACGCTGCGGATGTGGTTGTTCCCGTGGCTCACGTGGGCGGTGATCCTGTTCATCTGCGGCACGCTGACCGTGATGCTCGTGAGCGAGGATCACCGGATGGAAGTGGGGGCGACGGCTGTACTCGCGTTGATCGTGTTGTTGGCGTCGTGGCTGAACAAGCGTGGTCGCGACGCGCAGGCGAGCGAAGGGCGGCGCGTGTCGGCGACGTGATGGCGTGAAGTGTGGCGGGCGGAAAGCCCGCGTCACGAAAAATGGCCCGATCGGCGTTTGCCGGTCGGGCCATTTGCTTTTGGCATTATCCAATGCGGCGGAAAATGTGGACCGCGATCTTGTGTGAGGGGGCAAGAAGCAAGACGAAACTAGCGCGTAATAATCGAACTCGTCTGATTTCATCAACACAGACATGCTCGTACATTGATTGCTTCGATTACCGAGGTGAATCGATGGGCAAATCAATTTGGCCTCCTTTGTTGATGGTCGGCATTATCGGGCAGAGCCTGATATCCAATTGCGCGATCGATACGCCTTGTCGTTCGTCGACTGTATCGAGGTCGAAACAATGACTGAGCGTTCGACTGCTCGCGTCGGCATAGCTTTCTCCGCCCGCGACGGATTCCAGCTCAAGGGAACCTATTTCCCGGCGGCCGAGGGTGATCGTTCCCCCGTGCTCATCTGCCCTGCGACAGGAATCCGGCAATCCTTTTATTTCCCGTTTGCAGACTGGCTACGCAAAGAGGGCCACTCGACGTTTGTATTCGACTATCGGGGAATCGGCGCGTCGCTTGATACGGAGCACGTCCGCCAGTCCCGAGCGCGGAAACAGGACTGGGGGCAGTTCGACATGCCTGCGGCGCTCGACTGGCTTCTTGGCGAAACCGGTGTGCGCGGCGCACATTTGATCGGGCATAGCGCAGGCGCACAACTGGTCGGCCTGATGCCGAATCACGCATCCATTCGTTCGCTATGCGCCATCTCGGCGTCTTCCGGGTATGTCGGCAACATTCGCTGGCCAAAGCGTTTCGCGGCCTTGCTGCTTGCGCATATGTACGTGCCGATTTCCGTTCGATTGCTCGGTTACGTTCCGGCCAGGGTACTCGGTTGGGGTGATGATCTGCCGCCGTGCGTCGGACTTCAGTGGGCCCGATGGTGCCGTCGGCCGGGATATGTGGCGAACGAATTCGGAGTAGGGGTGGCACGCCACTACTACGACGAATTTATCGCTCCCGTCACCGTTGTGGCCGCAACCGACGACCCGCTTGCCACGCCGGCCAATATTGCAGACTGGCTGCGCCTGTTGCCGAGAGCCAAGTCCGACGTTCACTTCATCCATCCAGAAAATCCCGACGGCCGAGCAATTGGCCACGTCGGCATGTTCCGCCGCGAGCATTCGTCGCTGTGGCCGGAACTCACCAGAGGGTTGCTGCGCTGACGGAGCGCGTCGTTTGCATC
Coding sequences:
- a CDS encoding MmcQ/YjbR family DNA-binding protein, whose amino-acid sequence is MTFDEVRQIALAWRGVEEGTSYGTPALKVKGKMLARLREDGDTLVVKGVGPDERAWLIESEPDVYYVTDHYVGWPIVLVRLSAAHPDAVKNLLLREWQAVVPAKWRDEMANGTH
- the gabP gene encoding GABA permease, with product MSGSNTGLGTGLKQRHVTMMSIAGVIGAGLFVGSGHAIAEAGPASILAYAIAGVLVVLVMRMLGEMAVAHPDSGSFSTYADRAIGHWAGFSIGWLYWWFWVLVIPIEATAAATILNAWFPGVATWVFALGITLVLTVTNLFSVKNYGEFEFWFALIKVVAIVVFLCIGGAAIVGIIPAPAVSGVSNLFVHDGFMPHGAGAVLAAMLTTMFSFLGTEIVTIAAAESDNPQRQIVRATNSVIWRITLFYLGSILVVAAIVPWNDPLLPKHGSYQRAMELIGVPNAKAIIDVIVLVSVASCLNSALYTASRMLFSLSKRKDAPAFLHRTDSTGTPRAAVLASTAFGFVTVIANYLMPEQVFGFLLATSGAIALLVYLVIAISQLRMRKTLESTGADLTLRMWLFPWLTWAVILFICGTLTVMLVSEDHRMEVGATAVLALIVLLASWLNKRGRDAQASEGRRVSAT
- a CDS encoding alpha/beta hydrolase family protein, translating into MSFVDCIEVETMTERSTARVGIAFSARDGFQLKGTYFPAAEGDRSPVLICPATGIRQSFYFPFADWLRKEGHSTFVFDYRGIGASLDTEHVRQSRARKQDWGQFDMPAALDWLLGETGVRGAHLIGHSAGAQLVGLMPNHASIRSLCAISASSGYVGNIRWPKRFAALLLAHMYVPISVRLLGYVPARVLGWGDDLPPCVGLQWARWCRRPGYVANEFGVGVARHYYDEFIAPVTVVAATDDPLATPANIADWLRLLPRAKSDVHFIHPENPDGRAIGHVGMFRREHSSLWPELTRGLLR